In Xiphophorus hellerii strain 12219 chromosome 13, Xiphophorus_hellerii-4.1, whole genome shotgun sequence, the following proteins share a genomic window:
- the sytl1 gene encoding synaptotagmin-like protein 1 → MAGQRVDSTLDLSHLTEEEQSSILQVLQRDLELRHLDEGRVRNLEQTEKNLSRLRLLSGEWFSEEYSKRHCRWTSGSDLIRASIRHRKTKSRDVNLNKLFIGEKEETPVNGILPEAEAQQQDKTEEESGRGEEHLKPDLLRPETPADNVLNHANSSPYKECETRSNGHSEEPEEDFTVGVNGDSDSLNGSLTEPDPAFVKTSISNGSLQSGYTLGGSMMSLFSSGDFGAVEVRGRIQYSLVYDNHREELQVKVYRCEDIASARKNRSDPYVKSYLLPDKSHHSKKKTSVKKKTLNPVYDQTLRYKVRIGELRSRTLNLSVWHAEPLGRNVFLGEVEVALGLWDWTCTEPLWQDLQPRVHLSPESISIRGNIMLSIKFSPEGSEGGGLPLTGEVHIWLREAQGLLSKKGGAIDSFVKSYILPDVSRQSGQKTRVVKHSVSPTYNHTMVYDGFQSSDLREACAELTVWHRDGLKTDNLGGVRLSCGTGQSYGEVVSWMDSTEDEVTVWTSMIENPNRWIDMTLPIRTNLTQRPV, encoded by the exons ATGGCTGGGCAGCGGGTTGACTCAACTCTCGACCTGAGCCACCTGACGGAGGAGGAGCAGTCCTCCATCCTGCAGGTCCTACAGAGAGATTTGGAGTTGCGTCATCTCGATGAAGGTCGAGTAAG GAACCTtgagcagacagaaaaaaatctgtctcGTCTGCGGCTCCTTTCTGGAGAATGGTTCAGTGAGGAGTACAGTAAACGCCATTGCAGATGGACTTCAGGCTCTGACCTCATTCGGGCCTCCATACGCCACAGAAAGACAAAGAGCAGAG ATGTGAACTTGAATAAGCTGTTCATCGGAGAGAAGGAGGAAACGCCGGTGAACGGCATCCTTCCTGAGGCAGAAGCACAACAGCAGGACAAAACAGAAGAGGAAAGTGGAAG AGGTGAGGAACATCTGAAACCTGACTTACTGAGACCTGAAACACCAGCAgacaat GTTTTGAATCATGCGAACAGTTCTCCATACAAAG AGTGCGAAACAAGAAGTAATGGCCACTCAGAAGAACCTGAG GAAGACTTCACTGTGGGTGTCAACGGGGACTCAGACTCTCTTAACGGCAGCCTGACAGAGCCAGATCCAGCTTTTGTGAAAACCAGCATCTCCAACGGTAGCCTTCAATCAGGCTACAcg CTCGGTGGAAGCATGATGAGTCTGTTCAGCTCGGGGGATTTCGGAGCGGTGGAGGTGAGGGGCCGTATCCAGTACTCACTGGTTTACGACAATCACAGGGAGGAGCTCCAGGTGAAAGTGTATCGCTGTGAGGACATTGCTTCAGCACGCAAGAACCGCTCCGACCC ATATGTAAAGAGCTATCTTTTGCCAGACAAGTCACATCACAGCAAGAAGAAAACGTCGGtcaagaagaaaacattaaaccCAGTCTATGATCAGACACTCAGA TATAAAGTTCGCATCGGGGAGCTGCGCAGTCGAACTCTGAACCTCTCTGTGTGGCACGCTGAACCTCTGGGAAGAAATGTGTTTCTAGGGGAGGTGGAGGTGGCCCTGGGGCTCTGGGACTGGACCTGCACTGAACCCCTGTGGCAAGATCTGCAGCCCAGG gTTCACCTGAGTCCAGAGTCTATCAGCATTAGAGGGAACATCATGTTGTCTATTAAATTTTCTCCTGAGGGATCTGAGG GTGGCGGTTTGCCTTTGACAGGAGAGGTTCACATCTGGCTCAGAGAAGCTCAAGGTCTCCTGTCTAAGAAAGGAGGCGCTATTGACTCCTTTGTGAAAAG CTACATCCTTCCAGATGTCAGTCGACAGAGCGGTCAGAAGACGCGGGTGGTGAAGCACTCCGTCAGTCCGACATACAACCACACCATGGTCTATGACGGCTTTCAGAGCAGCGACTTGAGGGAGGCCTGTGCTGAGCTCACTGTCTGGCACAGAGACGGACTGAAGACGGACAATCTGGGAGGGGTTCGTCTGAGCTGTGGAACTG GTCAGAGCTACGGCGAAGTCGTTAGCTGGATGGACTCCACAGAAGACGAAGTCACCGTGTGGACCTCCATGATCGAAAACCCAAACCGCTGGATCGACATGACACTGCCGATCAGAACTAACCTGACACAGCGGCCTGTGTGA
- the clxn gene encoding calaxin, which produces MEMTAKSKKVLHAQVEALLRKVEHFNKTEIENLILMFNTLMAEQVSRGRPANGLKRGKFRGVLQGTFEMTNAVMMDGVFRSFDKDGDGVIILEEWIRGLSVLLRGTLEEKIKHSFRVYDLNNDKYISKDEIFHMLKHSFIKWPSEEDPDEGIKDVVEIAMKKMDLDHDGLLSYEDFEKSVLDENLFLQAFGPCLPENTTIEKFEELVFKEPEQ; this is translated from the exons ATGGAAATGACGGCTAAGAGCAAAAAGGTGCTACATGCCCAGGTTGAAGCACTCTTGAGAAAAGTGGAACATT tcAATAAAACAGAGATCGAGAATCTGATCCTGATGTTTAACACCCTTATGGCGGAGCAGGTCAGCCGAGGGCGACCAGCAAATGGCCTGAAAAGAGGGAAGTTTAGAGGCGTACTGCAGGGCACTTTTGAGATGACCAATGCCGTAATGATGGACGGAG TTTTCAGAAGTTTTGACAAAGATGGTGACGGTGTCATTATTCTGGAAGAGTGGATCAGAGGACTTTCTGTTTTACTTCGTGGGACtcttgaagaaaaaataaagc ACTCCTTTCGAGTGTATGACTTAAATAATGACAAGTACATCTCCAAAGATGAGATTTTTCACATGCTGAAGCACAGCTTCATCAAGTGGCCTAGTGAGGAGGATCCAGACGAAGGAATTAAAGATGTGGTTGAGATCGCAATGAAGAAGATG GACCTGGATCACGATGGCCTGCTGTCTTATGAGGACTTTGAAAAATCAGTGCTAGATGAGAACCTTTTCCTTCAGGCATTTGGACCCTGCCTCCCTGAGAACACG actATTGAGAAGTTTGAGGAGCTTGTGTTTAAGGAACCAGAGCAATga
- the rbm48 gene encoding RNA-binding protein 48, which produces MAVYTINLESLYLMVQGVPAIGVMTELIQLCALYGVVEEYRPLDEYPAEEFTEVYLVKFQKLTSARAAKRNMDEKSFYGGVLHVCYVPEYETVEDARLKLQDRRSYIARAARSRAKQRVKTEAAQESSVSSEAPTSSDKIPASRDVTSKIESTGEALSRSHYSEFPPLPLPPREQCSFRQKSHRRLVPTEDKMGTLHNAFFNVEQWQADSLSSNPTISNREQGTEGRLGPNPGSGVRFIPRNTNLESRKRKVEESGEPAANVSGENEPLIGPKLPEPAKLDMEDESLNTTVSLIRSTMKQVGSVPDLKRVEKKAKPRRRI; this is translated from the exons ATGGCA gTGTACACCATAAATCTAGAGTCCCTTTATCTGATGGTTCAAGGGGTTCCAGCCATCGGCGTAATGACGGAGCTGATCCAGCTGTGTGCGCTGTATGGCGTCGTGGAGGAGTACCGACCCCTGGACGAGTATCCAGCTGAGGAATTCACTGAGGTTTACCTCGTCAAGTTTCAGAAATTAACAAGCGCCAG GGCAGCAAAACGCAACATGGATGAGAAGAGTTTCTACGGTGGTGTGCTGCATGTGTGCTACGTCCCAGAGTACGAGACAGTGGAGGACGCCAGGCTGAAGTTGCAAGACAGAAGAAGTTATATTGCGAGAGCAGCTCGGAGTAGAG caaaacaaagagtaAAGACAGAAGCAGCACAAGAGAGTTCGGTATCATCAGAAGCACCAACCTCATCAGACAAAATTCCCGCCAGTCGTGATGTAACATCTAAAATTGAAAGTACAGGAGAGGCTTTAAGCCGGAGCCACTATTCAGAgtttcctccgctgccattgccaCCTCGAGAACAGTGTTCATTCAGACAAAAAAGTCATCGCAGGCTTGTACCAACAGAGGATAAAATGGGGACTTTGCATAATGCCTTCTTTAATGTAGAACAGTGGCAAGCGGACAGTTTGAGCTCCAACCCAACAATCTCTAACAGGGAGCAAGGCACAGAGGGCAGACTGGGTCCAAATCCTGGTTCTGGAGTGAGATTTATTCCAAGGAACACTAACTTGGAGAGCAGAAAGCGCAAAGTAGAAGAGTCTGGAGAGCCTGCTGCAAACGTTTCTGGAGAAAACGAGCCGCTGATTGGACCTAAACTACCGGAACCGGCAAAACTGGACATGGAAGATGAGTCATTAAACACAACTGTCAGCCTAATCAGGAGCACAATGAAGCAG GTGGGATCAGTTCCAGACCTTAAAAGAGttgagaaaaaagcaaaaccacgTCGTCGGATATAA
- the pex1 gene encoding peroxisomal ATPase PEX1: MRMFSSQGIQPIRVVFNNAKNCFLHLPSKMISHLSLQENQTLELSWDNAPPVYLSWTQNRASSDPHSNDVELCRQMGEKLGLKDGEQGFLKPCHQVSSLNQVFVEPLSSDDWEILELHSSSLEQKLLDQIRVVFQHGVFPVWVYSHTVIYIRITSVSPLVPYGRLEQFTELVVSQKIRTGRSKISDSVRRSNLDEQFHFQRGSTLSSTSEPSPDITSHSGRSQEWGGIADLKSLLHHIIRGPYDHAPVPSVPVVFPDSIYRVCGVPPDCLCTISYIAAGVIHIFPWSSSLSTATRGGQSVVTYGCLFKVSSPKKAKDKAKQALEKRKDGGGSKDSSRKGGKDAEEAQEEEATIVRVMCHDGEMLERGHNKIHCGKVWIPEPLASKLNILPHSSVRIKPVKSVIKVASSVRLQPLIPLPEDDDDEAIQTTFLNWLHSKSHEPLACLTPRSGTVLLHLNDAKLELSLTVLKPKPDNDRPDQLFLLGPTVQKENIQVDRQMMAQPAPKAVPEAPETELPSLQLFGGIDDLIKTGFEFISHALLGSPLSRELCTSGEGLKGGALLITGAKGSGKSSLARALCRKSREDLDAHVEVLDCKRLQGKRADTVKQILQDMFEQAVWRQPSVVLLDDLDHLTRGATSPEHEHGPEALLQQHIAQSVCDMVDEAVLHSSLVCLIITSQSEHSLHPSLTEIQGSHLIQGFVNIQPPDQAQRADILCHLILRKPFLSEESLKDLDLEAVAMKTEGYAAQDLTVLLERAIHANTMHRGHSNQGVCLSWRDFAHALSGFTPPSLWGVDLHTPGGVGLERVGGLQEVREQLMETILLPAKYPVLFSKLPIRHCSGILLYGAPGTGKTLLIRAVAKDSGMNFISIKGPELLSKYIGASEQGVRDVFLRAQAAKPCILFFDEFDSLAPRRGHDSTGVTDRVVNQLLTELDGVEGLQGVYVLAATSRPDLIDPALLRPGRLDKSLYCPPPDQESRIEILKALSSGLSLAPDVDLQQLAAVTQQFTGADLKALLYNAQLEAVHNSSGVSTSNELTSASDTDMSLSSMIFPNTSSGSDSSVGEGEQSLVLDQSLVLVEPAELHAEQEECHSNVWRFYFGSSFESETGNSPVSKQESLCASGPNSRDPVRGLSPAYMSSIQTGYKELGPEQLERLQQDIKIIKNSYRKGNDEFVWTRPASSQPGLLLSQAHISSALAVTRPSLSPADWGKYTKLYESFGGSNDKSPPHATFTPGQRVTLA, from the exons ATGAGAATGTTTAGTAGTCAGGGCATTCAACCTATCAGAGTTGTTTTTAACAACGCTAAAAACTGCTTCCTTCACCTCCCGTCGAAGATGATATCGCACCTTTCATTACAGGAG aacCAGACCTTGGAGCTGTCCTGGGACAATGCCCCTCCAGTGTACCTCAGCTGGACCCAAAACAGGGCATCCTCCGACCCACACAGCAACGACGTTGAGCTGTGTCGGCAAATGGGAGAGAAGCTGGGCTTGAAAGACGGAGAACAA ggttttctaAAACCGTGCCATCAAGTCTCATCTTTAAATCAGGTGTTTGTGGAGCCTTTGTCGTCTGATGACTGGGAGATCTTG GAACTTCACAGTTCTTCATTGGAGCAGAAGCTTCTGGATCAGATCAGAGTGGTTTTCCAGCATGGCGTGTTTCCTGTTTGGGTGTACAGTCATACAGTAATCTACATTAGAATAA CTTCCGTCTCCCCGCTTGTTCCCTACGGTCGATTGGAGCAGTTCACAGAGCTTGTGGTGTCTCAGAAGATCCGCACTGGAAGGAGCAAAATCAGTGATTCAGTGAGGAGATCCAACCTTGATGAGCAATTTCACTTCCAGCGAGGCTCGACTTTGTCTTCCACGTCAGAGCCATCGCCAGATATTACCTCACACTCTGGTCGCAGCCAGGAGTGGGGAGGCATCGCTGACCTGAAAAGCCTGCTCCATCATATAATACGGGGCCCTTACGATCACGCTCCTGTGCCCAGCGTCCCTGTTGTCTTTCCCGACTCCATCTACAGAGTGTGCGGTGTACCTCCGGACTGTCTTTGTACCATAAGTTACATCGCTGCTGGTGttattcacatttttccttGGAGTTCTAGTCTGAGCACAGCAACTAGAGGAGGTCAGTCTGTAGTGACGTATGGCTGTCTTTTCAAGGTATCATCCcctaaaaaagcaaaagacaaaGCCAAGCAGGCCTTGGAGAAAAGGAAGGATGGGGGAGGGAGCAAAGATAGCAGCAGGAAAGGAGGGAAGGATGCAGAGGAGGCACAGGAGGAAGAAGCCACAATAGTCAGGGTCATGTGCCACGATGGTGAGATGCTGGAGAGAGGTCACAACAAGATCCACTGTGGAAAAGTATGG ATCCCAGAGCCTCTGGCCAGCAAGTTGAACATCCTGCCACATTCATCAGTGAGAATTAAACCCGTGAAATCAGTCATCAAAGTAGCCTCCAGCGTCCGCCTACAGCCTCTAATACCTCTG CCTGAGGACGACGATGATGAAGCGATCCAGACGACTTTCCTCAACTGGCTTCACTCAAAGAGTCACGAACCTTTGGCGTGTCTGACTCCTCGCTCCGGCACCGTCCTCCTACATCTAAACGATG CAAAGCTGGAGTTATCTTTGACAGTGCTGAAACCAAAACCAGACAACGATCGGCCGGACCAGCTGTTTCTATTAGGACCCACCGTCCAGAAGGAAAACATACAG GTGGACAGACAAATGATGGCGCAACCTGCTCCGAAAGCTGTTCCTGAGGCTCCTGAGACGGAGCTCCCCTCCTTACAATTATTTGG TGGGATTGATGATCTTATTAAGACCGGATTTGAGTTTATTTCCCATGCCCTGCTGGGTAGTCCCCTCTCAAGGGAACTTTGTACCTCCGGAGAGGGACTCAAGGGAGGAGCACTGCTCATCACTGGTGCTAAG GGTAGTGGGAAGAGCTCTTTGGCCCGAGCCCTCTGCAGAAAAAGCAGAGAGGATTTGGATGCACATGTGGAGGTGTTGGACTGCAAAAGGCTCCAAG gcaaAAGGGCAGACACTGTGAAGCAGATTCTACAGGACATGTTTGAACAGGCAGTGTGGAGACAGCCCTCCGTGGTCCTTCTCGACGACCTGGATCATTTGACCCGTGGAGCCACATCACCTGAACACGAGCATGGCCCTGAGGCGCTCCTGCAGCAGCACATTGCACAAA gtgtgtgtgacATGGTCGACGAGGCGGTGCTCCACTCCAGCTTGGTATGTCTGATCATCACCAGCCAGAGCGAACACTCCCTCCACCCTTCTCTCACAGAGATCCAGGGGTCCCACCTCATCCAGGGATTTGTAAACATCCAGCCTCCGGACCAA GCGCAGAGAGCTGATATCCTGTGCCATCTGATCCTGAGGAAGCCTTTCCTCTCTGAGGAGAGCTTGAAAGATCTGGACCTGGAGGCCGTTGCCATGAAGACGGAGGGATATGCAGCCCAGGATCTCACTGTGCTGCTGGAGCGAGCCATCCACGCTAACACAATGCACAGAGGACACAGCAATCAAG GTGTCTGTCTTTCATGGAGGGATTTTGCGCATGCTCTCAGTGGGTTCACGCCTCCATCGCTGTGGGGCGTGGACCTTCACACGCCGGGTGGAGTCGGACTGGAAAGGGTGGGAGGGCTGCAAGAAGTGCGAGAGCAGCTGATGGAGACCATCCTGCTCCCTGCTAAG TATCCGGTCCTCTTCTCCAAGCTTCCTATCCGGCACTGCTCTGGAATCCTTCTCTATGGAGCTCCAGGTACCGGCAAGACGCTTCTGATCAGGGCTGTGGCCAAAGACAGCGGAATGAACTTCATCAGCATCAAG GGACCTGAACTCCTGAGTAAATACATTGGAGCCAGTGAGCAGGGAGTTCGTGACGTCTTCCTGAG GGCACAAGCTGCCAAACCTTGCATCCTGTTCTTCGATGAGTTTGACTCTCTGGCGCCAAGGCGAGGCCACGACAGCACAGGAGTAACCGACCGTGTGGTCAACCAGCTGCTCACCGAGCTGGATGGGGTGGAGGGGCTGCAGG GGGTGTACGTGCTCGCAGCCACTAGTCGACCAGATCTAATAGACCCCGCCCTGCTGAGACCGGGACGACTGGACAAGAGTCTCTACTGCCCCCCTCCAGACCAG GAGTCTCGTATTGAGATCCTGAAGGCTCTAAGTTCTGGCCTTTCTCTGGCTCCAGATGTTGACCTACAACAGCTGGCAGCAGTAACGCAGCAGTTCACTGGGGCGGACCTAAAGGCCCTGCTCTACAATGCACAGCTGGAGGCTGTTCACAACAGCTCGGGCGTCAGCACGTCAAAT GAGCTGACCTCCGCCTCAGACACCGACATGAGCCTGTCTTCCATGATCTTCCCAAATACCAGCAGCGGCTCAGACTCCTCTGTTGGAGAGGGAGAGCAAAGCTTGGTGCTGGACCAGTCGTTGGTTCTTGTTGAGCCCGCAGAGCTTCACGCTGAACAGGAGGAATGCCACAGTAACGTCTGGAGGTTTTACTTCGGAAGTTCCTTTGAGTCGGAGACTGGAAACTCACCGGTTTCAAAACAG GAATCCCTGTGTGCCTCTGGACCCAACTCCAGAGACCCAGTCAGAGGACTCTCTCCAGCTTACATGTCCTCCATCCAGACCGGATATAAAGAGCTCGGCCCCGAGCAGCTGGAGCGGCTGCAACAGgacatcaaaatcatcaagaacAGCTATAGGAAAGGAAAT GATGAATTCGTGTGGACGCGTCCAGCCTCCAGCCAGCCAGGCCTCCTGCTGTCTCAGGCTCACATTAGTTCTGCCTTAGCTGTGACCAGACCCTCTCTCAGCCCGGCTGACTGGGGCAAGTACACCAAACT GTACGAAAGTTTTGGGGGTTCGAACGACAAATCGCCTCCTCATGCCACGTTTACTCCAGGGCAACGTGTCACGTTAGCCTGA